The following nucleotide sequence is from Aspergillus nidulans FGSC A4 chromosome I.
CGATGATCCTAACCCTGTTAGTATACCAGAACCTCTTAGTGAACATCTTTAAGCAATGACCAACCTTTCATGCATAAGAAGAACATGCGGACGACCGGAAACATCTGGATGAATGGTCATAGGAAAGACAAACTCATCATACTCACGATAGAAATAATCGAAATGATCCTAAGAGACGGAGGTCAACATCAAATTCTCAAAGAGCAGGGGAAAAGGAAACAGAGATGAACCAACCTTCCAAATATCCTCCACATCTCTCGGATTCACCCAACCATGACTATTTGGCGCCTTCTTGATAAACATCATCGGTGGCAAGTCATCAAGGTACCAATTTCCCGGTATCTCCACTAGCCCTGTCTCCTTACCCCTCTCCAAAGGCTTCATCCAAGTCTCTGGCTTCTGGCTATAATTGATCTTCGTCCAGCTATCGCCCGTCCGAAGCCAGTACATCTGACAATCATGATGCAGCATGGAATGATCGTACTCGATCCCATAGTCGAGCAGCAATTCCGTCATCTCCTGGGATGTCTCCCACCACGGCGCAACCGTGCCGCGCGGTGGTTTCCCACAAAAGTCTGTAATCATGCGGTAGGTCTTGTCGAGGATAATTTTTTGCTGCTCAATTGTCATGTCTGTTGGGTTCTCGTGGCTGTACCCGTGCAAGCCGATTTCGTGGCCCGCGTCGCGGACCATGGCGCATTCTTCGGGGAAAGTCTCGAGTGAGTGACCGGGGATGAACCAGGTGGCTTTGATGCCGTATTTCTCAAAAAGCTTAAGGAGACGCGGGGTTCCCACGTGGCCGGCGAAGAGACCTGCGATTGTGAGATTAATGGAACAGGATTATGGCATTACGTGCCATACCTCGACTGATATCACTGGCGCTGTCTTCGCCGCCATATGAGCCTAGCCATCCGGAGACGGCATCGATATCGACACCGTAGGATACGAGAACTCGCTTCTTTCCCATGTTGTACTTGCTTTGTTTAGGTGGCGGTGTAGGTAGTCAGACTTTTATGTCTTCATCCTGACGCCGTCCTCCTGAGCTTCTTAACTGTTCAAGGGTGGGGTTTGCTTCAAAAGCCGATAAAAGGTTGCAGGTACTGTAGGAATCAGTTACGCAATGATAAGCAGGGCAGCCGCGGGGTAAACCCGAGATGGAGCAACTTCTGTGCCTGCGATTCGACCAATGCGCCGTCGGACTAAAATTCGGCATCTTGGGAGACCATGGAGGACTCCTTGAAGGTTTTCGGTGGAGAGCTCCCCGCAGGCTTATCGCGGCGTGAGGGGTTGGCTTCCTTATCGTTATCATGCAGTACAATGAACCAAGGGCTCGTCATGGACTCTGAGTTTTGTATCATATATCATAAATGCGGCCTTATTTTTATACACAATCCCCGAAACCACTGCAGCAGTATGACTATTCTGGTCCACAGAATATATGGGATTTTGGTGCGTAAAGAGCTTACCGCTCACGATCCATAcagcaacaagaaggccCCAGAAGTGGGGATTAAGGGTTTAAAGATGGGGTAGGGGGCCAGAGAGgttcatttctcttctcaatcAGGAAAGTGACTAACTCCGCCAAATCCGCTCAATCACTGTAGCAGCCCCCAGtaagctctcttcctctaGCCGTTTCCCAATTACCTGCAGGTTAACGGGTTGACCCTCCATAGCCTCGGCGTCATAAAGACTCCAATTCCATGCATCAAGGTCATTTCTCGGCCGATAGTCTGGCGGAAGGACATCCTTATCTGCCCTAACTCTGTCCACAGGGAAAGTGATGGCCGGGTAATCAAGGAGATTCCAGATCTTGGTATACCCAACCCAGCGCACGCTCCGGTGAGGCACGGCAACATGTGGCATCGTCGGGCTAAGTAGGACATCAACAGGTTTCCCAGATGGTGAGCGAGCTGCATTCCAACCGTCCAGGTATTTCTTCTGCAGATTATTCCTCTCCGTATTCATCTGCCAGTACTCGTAGACTGAAATGGGCTTTCCGCGATTCACCAATGCTTCGACGTGGGGAATGAACGGCTCTCCGGCGACAGCGACATCGCGACGCACatcctctcctccatcaacggTATAGTATCGATCCATCAGACTTATGCATTTGAGGTGGTCCGATGTATTCCAGGTGACAAGTTCATGGCCGTTTGCTTCGAGCTTGGCTGCAAGTTCTCGCATCGCACGTTCGATGGGAGGATGTATCTTTACCACCCCATCGTCCAGAATCAAACCTATTACCAGTGGCCGGGACTGTATGCCCCGGAAGACGCTTTCATTCCACGGCAGGTTTGCGCATCTTGGATCTAGATCCCAGGGGCGAGAACTGGTTAGAAGCCGagttatatagtatattGAGTTGATATCGCGGGCCATTGGCCCAACGGATGAGGGAACGTGCTCTTGGCCCTCCGTGGAGACGGGGACGCCGCGATAGGGCAGCCTGCCACTCTACTCCATTGTTAGCTGCAGTTGTAATTGGCGTGCTTACGCGAAACGGTAGACGTACGCTAGGTTTGAATCCATACAATCCCAGAATGCTTTGCGGGATTCGAATACTACCGCCGATGTCTGTACCAAACCCCAAGATAGAACCATGCAATGCAAGCAGCGCAGCCTCGCCGCCAGTAGAGCCGCCAGGTGTGAGCGCAGGGTCACGAGGATTGATTGTCAAACCCCATAGTGGATTCTCTGTTTCCGCCCACTGGTTGCCGTCAGATTTGTGAGACAGTATATCGCCAACTGAAGAGACATACCATGATGCTTTGCGGTAGGTTCGTTTTGGCCAGGATAATGGCCCCCATTTTCTTGAGCATCTGAACCAAAACTGCATCCTCAGACGCGGGAGAGAATGACCGGCCAACGTAGCCGATAGTCGAGTCATAGCCCTTGACGTTGAACTGATCCTTGACTGTAACTGGTACACCGTGCAGGGGTCCTATGAGCTTTCCTGTTGCTTTGAACACCTTGTCCAGTTCTCGAGCTTGGGCCAAGGCATCATTGAATATGACCTCCGTAATGCAATTTGTCTGAAATTATCGAGTCAGCTGAGACCAAAAAAACTCCGGCATCTTGGTCTTGACTTACAAGCTGGTGAGCTACAGTAGCCCTAGAACCGATCAGCATCAATAAATCGACAATGTCCGTCTAACAAACTTACCTTCTGATATACGCGAAAGTGACTTGCTCAGCAGTAAAGCGGCCTTTCCGGAGCTGCTCTACCAGGGCCGGAATATTGTCAATGTTTGTTATCTCCTGCACCAGCGGGTCATGTTCAAGACAAGAGCGATTCGAAACAGAGCGGACCCGAGGCGGCCGGTTGTCAATGTCAGAGACAAAATACGGATTGAGTGCCTGGTCGCGCAGAGCACGTTTCTTTGCGACTGTCTGCTCCCATGGTTGAAGGCTGCCCATCCTCGTATGAGTTAGATAATGAAGAGTAAGTTGGGGCACTTCAACCTAGGAGCCTTTCATTTCTTGTCGTTCTTATGTATCTAAGGAAGCTTGTCCATCTGCGAATCATGTCTCAAGCGATTGGGCGCGTTTTAGGGCGACCATATTGGAGTCATCCTAATGTGTCGCCGACCAATGTCGGGGGTGGAGCTGGGTTCGAGTTGGAGTCATCTGGGTCGTTCTCCATAATAAGTAAGTTACCTGACTAGTTGACTAATGGCGCTACTGCAGGTTGTGCTGCAAAAGTGGCGGTCATATCAGACCCCGATATTTGAGGGCTGTATGGTATTATGGTTAAGATGTGAAAAAGATTTCTTTCATAGGCATCAATAACCTCACATCTTGTTTCCGCCTCTATTAATTTTAACTGCCGCGGGTGCATTCATAGAATCATGGCTCCTGCTCACCTCAACCCCGGCCAACTCTATAATACAAAATGTCTCGTGCCGGAGGAGACAGACGAGAACCCATCCAAACTCCAACATGCAGTGAGTCGTTGATATTCGCTGATAGGATACTAATGCATAGGCGACCTGTGATCATAATGGATGTAAGAAGTATGAATCTAACCGATAATCCGTAGCGTAACCTGAACGGTCGATCAAAACGAATAAATAAAGGGCTAAGTTGTTTCATGATCATCGTGAATGCCAAAGGCTCCATCCTTGAAACGCCTTCTTACCGTCCCGCTTGTAAATGCGCCAGATATAAACGGGGACCCCAGCGACAATGAATGCTACTACAATGAGAGTTTGTAGTGGTTCGGAGATGACGGCACGACTGAGCAAGAAAAGACTGACACAGCAGAATATAATTGGCGTCGAAATCCAGGTCTTATAGGGCCGCTCTAGCTGCGGTTCCCGAACGCGAAGCACGATGAGACCCAGCACGGTGAGAAAGTAGAACGTGTATCCTGCAACGCCGTAGAAGGTGACAAGGGTGCCGAACTCGCCAACGATGACATATAGCAAAGTAAGGATGCCATTCAGCGCCATCGCATTAATGGGTGTGTAGCCAATCCATGTCCCATTGCCAAAGACCCGACGGACTAACTTGCTCATCCACGACTGGCGTTGAAGCCGGTTCATGCTGCTGGACGAGCCTTGCGTCCAAAGGTTGCCGAACAGTGTTGGAAGATAGCCTTCCTTACCAGCTGCGTAGACTAGGCGTCCGCTCGTGAAAACAGTCGCATTCAAAGCACCGAAACAGCTTGCAGAAACGATAAGCGCAAAAATCAAGGCACCTATACTGCCAAATACCTTGTCACCGAACTGGACGGCAATGGTGTTGGTAGCTTCAATGGTGGAATGCGGCAGGACGAAGAAGTAGGAGACATTGGCCAAGAGATAAGAAACAATAACAAGGGGCATTGCAGTATGAATCACACGCGGGAGGTCTCGATTTGGGTTTTTAAATTCGCCCGTCACGTAGTTTGTCTGCGCTGTGTCAGTGGGCCGATCTGAAAGTTGTATTGGCGATACCCACATTGTCCCAGCCATCGAATGCCCACAGACCTGCATACAATGCCATAGCCCAACCTGAAATATCCATGTTCGTGCCCTCGAACCAGCTGATTTTCCATTCCTGATTGGCCTGCCCCTTCGCTGACAGGCCAGTGGCGGCAACAATAATCCCAATAATGGCGACACCGATCAATGCGACAAATTTGAATATCATGAATAAATCTCCAATCCGAGCAGCTAACCGAGTAGAGAGACAGTTGAGACAAATGACAACAAGAAGTCCACCAAAGGCAACGCCTTTGTTGATCCAAGGGCTGATCTGTTCGACTTCGGCACCTAATATAGCTCGAACCACATATTCTCCGAAGATGATCGAGATAATGGCTGCACTGCCAGGCTTGAGCACTAAGACAGCGCACCACGTAAAGAGGAATCCCGCCAATTCTCCGAATATTTTAGACAGATAAGCCTGGGCACCACCATTTAGAGGGATTGCGCCTCCCAGCTCAGCATAACTTGCTGCTCCGGTCCAAGCTAATAATCCGGCAACGAGCCAGGCAATCAGTGCACCACCAGGTGATCCCACATTAGCGTTGACTTGGCTAGGTGATGAGAAGATTCCCGAGCCGATCACCAGTCCCACTACCAGGGACAATCCATTGATATAAGTCAACGTCTTATTCCGCTCTAACGAACCATCAATACcaccgccatctccatcgATTTGAGTTGGAGCCCCCAAGGGAGCGTAGCCATCGGCAGTCTGGGACAGAGGAAACAGATTCCTCCCAAAATCGAATGCGGAAGAGATAGAGTATGACCGATCAGGTCGCGGTCGTGACGACAAGTGGGTCATATGTGGATTGGAGTTCGAAAGGGGGTCCTCATCCTCTAGCGATAGCTTGCGCGAGGACGAAATGCCTGAGGGGGAAGATGAGCGAGAGAGGTCGAGGGCGGATTCgggagaggacgaggccaAAGACGCGAGTTCTAGCGAGTCTCTAGCGCCATTTTCAGATCTCGATTCGGGAGCATTAAAGGTTATTCGGGACATGGCGTTGTAGATATGTTGGTTGTCGAAAGGAGGTCCTGGTTGGTGGTTATTGATCGGAGCAGTGACTGTCGAAAGGGTGCCATGCCCTTTGGTAGGGAACAGCGAGAAAGAGCGTCTCTAGTGTCAGGGAACAAAGGGCTGATCCCAGAGCGTTGAATAACATAAATGAGGGAAGTCCGAAATCCTagggaagaagggcgacAGGCTAATCTTGCCTTCTGGCTGGCACAAGTAAACGGAGCTCGAGCGCTTGAGGATCGTCATTCGTGCCCAATTCGGACTAGTGCTTCACCCTTGCAAAAAAGACCAGGGGCGGCTATGTGCGGAGTTCCAGAGACCGCGATATCTTCTACTTTGAGATTTTAGACCGTCCCATGAAGCCCAGAATTCGATTACGgggcttcctccttcaaGATGCGTTTTCAGCGCGGTCGTTAGCTCGGACACAGCGACGACATGCCACTggttcctcgtcctctcctcaacctccccGGGCGTCCCCGGCTTCCCGTCGGTGGCTGCGGCTGACATTGGTAACCGTCACAGCTGCGGGAATTGGTGCATACATAAAATGGATGCAGGACATGAAAACAGCCTCTACGACCTTGAACCCAGGTCGATTCACGTCATACCAATTAGTATCTCGCGAACCTGTCTCATCCACCGGCAGCTTGTTTACGATCAAGCCTCCAAAATCAGATGGAAGCAATCTCAAAGTATATGAAGATGCATGGAATACTGGGGTATGGAGTGTTATGTTCAAGCAACCACAGTTGCAAATCGGCCGTGACTATACTCCTCTGCCGCCAACGTCAGCTAATGAGGACGATGAGTGCCTGCGATTCTTCATTCGCAAAGACCCCTTTGGAGAAGTTTCCCGGTACCTGCACAGCCTGAAGATAGGTGCACGCATTGAAGTACGTGGACCTCGAATCGAGTGCGAGATTCCTCCAGATACAGACAGGATTCTCTTTATTGCTGGTGGGACTGGAATTGCGCCTGCTCTGCAGGCGGGACATACCCTCCTTCGACGTACGGACCATATCAGAAAACCCACAATACACATTCTTTGGGCAAATCGGCAGCGGCAAGATTGCGCTGGTGGGTACAATGAGACTACGGACACAACTGCTGAAACACGAATGTCATGGCTTTACGGGCTCTTTGGATCTTCAAAATCAGTTACCAGGCCGGCTCCTGCTGAGGTAGCGGATACTGTGGAGCCGTCTCTTATTGTTCGAGAGATAGAGGCTCTCAAAGCGCAGTATCCTGAGCAAGTTACCGTGCAGTATttcgttgatgaggaaagCAGTTTCATTGGGAAGAAGACCATATTGGAATGCACCAAAACCGCCGTGCCGTCCTCCCCCGACAAGAGCAAACGCAATTTGATCTTTGTTTCGGGACCGGAGGGCTTCATCAGCTACATGGCTGGACCCAAGCTCTGGGCGCAAGGCATGGAGCTGCAGGGTCCTCTACAAGGCATCATAAAGGAGCTTGATCTTCAGGATTGGGCCGTTTGGAAGCTTTGACAGTCGTAGGCCTGATTCATCCAAATATCCACCCCTCTTGTAGTACAGATGTAATGCATTGTCGTTTTAACGATAGAGAGTATCCGCTACCAGACTACACTGTATTAAATCGATAATGCCGATaacggaggcggcggcgccCTTTTCGCCGAGCGATCCTCGAACTTGAGTCTTGAAGACCGGGTTGACCAATGATAATCCGCGCCACCTGATTCGTCAGGAACAAAGGTAGAAGACCGAAACCCGCAAAATAATTCGGACACCCTCAaccatcttctccgcactCCGCAAGAAGAACAATGACTGTAAGTTGCCCTGCGGATACTGTCAATTGTGCTGTATGTACTGTACTTCCGGGTCACTGATTCAATGCAGTCGCGTTTAGTGTCGCAAAGCGGCCTCGGTCGCCGCTGGGCAGTGCTGCGATGCGCGCTGTCAAAGACCTACCAACGACGAACACTCACTTCCACCAGACGCCAATTCCAAGACGTTTTTCAGTCGCAACTTGAAGATCCTACCTCAGCTGCGCTATTTTCTGCTTTGAACTCTTCAAAAGCCGTACCCCAAACGCTTACCGAAAAGATCGTACAGAAGTACTCTGTGGGATTGCCACAGGGCAAGTTCGTCAAGTCTGGCGACTATGTTACTATCCAACCCCACCGTTGCATGAGTATGTTCAATATCCAGGAGCTAGCTCCAAACGAATGTTGGCCGGAGTTGTGGCTAATAAGATGAATTCTAGCACATGACAACAGTTGGCCATGCGCATTGAAGTTTATGTCCATTGGTGCTTCTCGTTTGCATAACCCGGATCAGATTGTGATGACTCTCGACCATGATGTGCAGAATAAGTCTGACAAGAACTTGAAAAAATATCGGCAAATCGAGGAATTCGCCACTCAGCACGGCGTGGAATTTTACCCCGCTGGTAGAGGTATTGGCCATCAGATCATGATCGAAGAGGGATTTGCCTGGCCTGGTACTCTTGCTGTCGCGAGTGACTCGCACAGTAACATGTACGGTGGTGTTGGGTGTCTGGGCACTCCAATCGTGAGAACTGACGCGGCTAGTGTTTGGGCGACTGGTAAAACCTGGTGGCAGATTCCCCCTGTGGCGAAGGTGACGTTCAAGGGCGTCTTACCACCAGGTGTGACCGGTAAAGATGTTATTGTCGCCCTTTGTGGTCTGTTCAACAAGGACGATGTTTTGAATCATGCGATTGAATTCACTGGATCTGAGGAGACAATGCGAAGCCTCTCAGTGGATACTCGGTTGACCATCGCCAACATGACAACTGAGTGGGGGGCTTTGTCTGGACTCTTCCCCATTGACAGCGTGCTGAAGGGGTGGCTGAGGGGCAAGGCCACGACGGCAGCCATGGGGCTTGCGGACGGCCCTTTCAAGACCCGGGCTGCTGAGCGATTCACGCACCCGCTCCTAGAGCAGCTGTTCGAGAATCCGTTGACTGCTGATAAAGGCGCCAAATATGCCAAGGAGCTGTTCCTGGACCTTTCAAGCCTTTCTCCTTACGTCTCTGGACCCAACTCAGTCAAGGTGGCTACTCCTCTTAAAGAGCTTGAGGCCCAGAACATCAAAGTGGACAAAGCATACCTTGTCTCCTGCACAAACTCTCGAGCCTCAGATATTGCTGCCGCTGCGAAGGTTTTCAAGGAGGCTGCCGAAAAGAACGGCGGCAAGATCCCCAAAATCGCCGACGGCGTCAAGTTTTACATCGCGGCTGCGTCAATTCCGGAGCAGTTAGCAGCCGAGGGAAATGGTGATTGGCAGACGTTacttgaagctggagcaaCGCAGCTGCCCGCTGGGTGTGGACCCTGCATCGGTATGGGCCAGGGTCTGCTGGAACCTGGCGAAGTCGGTATTAGTGCTTCGAACCGTAACTTCAAGGGTCGCATGGGTAGTACTGAGGCGAAGGCGTATCTGGGAAGCCCGGAGGTCGTCGCTGCCAGCGCGCTGAGCGGAAAGCTCAGTGGGCCCGGCTGGTACCAAACCCCTGAAGGCTGGACAGAAGTGATTCGCGGTGAAGGAGACGGCATCCGCGAAGAGGATCGAATGCTGACGAAcgaagaagctctggagaagataaTTGGTCAGCTGGATGACCTTGTGGCCGATGGTGAGAAGCGTTTTGCTTCGGAGACCCCAGCAGTTGAGGAATCCGAGCAAGGCCTGACAGAGATCTACCCCGGATTTCCCGAACGCGTCTCTGGAGAACTTGTCTTCTGCGACGCCGATAATGTCAACACAGATGGGATCTACCCTGGAAAGTACACCTATCAAGACGACGTGCCCCCTGAGACTATGGCCCGCGTCTGCATGGAGAATTACGATCCAGAATTCTCGACCACTGCTAAGGAAGGGGATATCCTGGTAAGCGGTTTCAACTTCGGCTGTGGCAGCTCTCGAGAGCAAGCTGCCACTGCTAtcttggcgaagaagattcCTTTGGTTGTATCAGGCAGCTTTGGAAACATTTTCTCCCGTAACAGTATTAACAATGCTCTGATGGGCCTCGAGGTCCCACGGCTGGTCAACCGCCTTCGTGAGACATTTGGATCTGGCGACAAGGTTCTCACTCGCCGTACTGGCTGGACTCTGACCTGGGACGTGCGGAAGAGCCAGAtcgaggttcaggaaggccCGGGCGGACCCAAGTGGACGCACAAGGTTGGAGAGCTACCACCAAACGTCCAGGAGATCATTGCCAAGGGCGGTTTGGAGAAATGGGTTAAGAACGCCATTGGTGCTTGATCAATGAGCCTGTTACTGAACGAGGATGGATTTTTTGTGTTCTATTATACCCAGCGTGCTCCCTTATATGTCCAGGGGAATTCAACCGCATTGACATAACCCGGCGTTGAGTCAAGCTGTTATGCGTTCAGGTGCTTATTTCTGGCATCTGCTGTTGTTCCGATCTTAGAGCCTTGGTGAAGGATGTGTATGTACCTATATAAAAGCGATCTTATTGCTCAATTAGACAGATTTTATTGCTTCTCTCAACTGTGCAGGTTCGTCAGTCTTGATCTAGGTTCTACTAACATTCCGCAGCAGCTAAAAGGCTATTATCAATGCATGCCTCCTGCTTTGAGGGAGAGTCTAGGCGGGATAGTGGTCAATGATTTTCGCCTTCAGGCCCATCGCATTCAAGTTTGACAGTCTCGCCGCTTGTACTTTCGCCTCGACCCAACGTTAATATCTGCATTTTATTTACGCCGGCATGTTCATCATTGACTGGATAAGAGCCAGGCCTCACGATACTCCAGCTGAACACAATAGAAATTGGATATTGCACTTGATGAATGCTGCATGGTCATGGAAGCCCTCCTTGTAAGGGTTGAGGTTCTTACACAAGGCATATAGGCTCTCGCAATCGTATGAGGGTGCTCTGTAAGGGAGATGTCATAAGGAGACATTAGGGAAGGCTTCATTCACCGATATTCTCAACAGACAGATTTTTATACGAAAATCCTCCTCAGATAGTCTGCGCTCAGGCCTCTTTCTCCAGAAGCCGTACAATAAACCCAACTGAATTCCTTGGCTTTTCCGTCTTCGTActctgctccttcttcacaGAGCCGATAAGGGGGCGAGGACAATTATGTCAAGGCGTGGAGTCCCAGGCCATTCTCACACTACTCCTATTTTCCTGGATATCGTCGACAAACAAGCATACTCACCTCGATTTAATGCACTGGTCATGGAAGGCCGATAGGGGCAGATATGTGTCCCCCTCATGAGAAAACTGACTTGTGCTTTGCCGAAGTAACTAGATCTTATAATGTAACCTCCCCGGCCAATAATGAAGAGGGTTGCAGAAGGATCAAACCCCCAGGGCATCAAATGTCCATTGTCTCTCTCCCAAGCCTACCCTTGGCCTGCTTCGAGCGCACCCAGCTGACAACGACGCTTTTGTTGATGCCTCCATGCATCCTACTTCCGACCAATCGCCTCAAGAGACTAGCAAACAGGACACTGCCCTTGCTGAGCCTCCCACTTCAGGCAGGTATGATGGCTCTGCCAGACTTAGATTGGATGGTAGTGGCAAAAGCCCTTAAAGCCCCGGATGTTGCGAATACCGTACCGATCAAGTATCTTAGGCGTGATTGGTGTCACACAGCACGGTCTATGCCTACTTCCCAACACAGAACTTCTCGAAAACCACGCCCAACACGTCTTCGACATCGCCGCTTTCACCCTTGCCCGTAATTGAGGCAAGAGCATCTGCAGCATAACGCAAGTGCTCAGCGGCCACTACAATATCCACCTCCGATTCAACCGAGTCCGGTCCCGGAGACCCTGAATATGGGCCATCAGGGGTATCgcgagatgaggagggattTGCTTGAGCTAGGAATTCTTCTAAGCTCTGAAGGCACAGCTGCAGGTTAGAGCTTTGACGATGACTAACCCCGAGTGAGTCTTCCCAGTACGATCGATCGTACTGCCCGTTGGCGTCTCCGTCTACTCCGGCTGGGGTGGCCATTTCCTCGAATGTGGAGATTAGGCCCTGCAGGAAGGACGGCCAGGAGTTCGTCATCGGCTGTTCGAGTCCATCCGAAGATTCAAGACATGAGATGCCGAAGACGCGCTTCTTCGGTACTTCTGGGAATATCTGGTTCACTTTCTGGGCTATTTCGTGTGGCACTTGACTGGCCTCGCTCTGATCCAGTGGTGGCAACCGGTCGCATTTATTGATGGCCACAATTATTTGCTTGCCGGCACGCACGCACTCGTTGGCTGCATCTACAACGTCCGGCTCCATGGCAAGTCGGAATGGTGCCCCTTCATCCGatccttcctccaccgagATCACCACAACAACAACGTCGGAGGCCATAGCTCGCGCGCGAGCCCGCCGAatcccctccttctcgacaCTGCCAATTACCAGAGAGGCACCGCCGGGAGAGTTAGAGCTAGGCTCCGATCGAATACCCGCCATGTCACCCAACTTGCAATACCAACCGCCCAGGTCTATTCCCACATCTACAATATCCCTGGTGGTACCTTCCTCTGTACTTACGATAGCAGCCTCTCGACCAACAATCCGGTTCAAGAGCGAGCTCTTACCCGCATTTGGCGCTCCCAGCAGAGCAACCTTTATCCCACTACGCATCAGCTCGCCCTTTGATGCATTCTGAATGTGCAGTGCGATCTGCCGGCTGAGAGCCCGCACCTGCGTCGAGACAGATAGAACCAAATCGTCCGATGACTCATCAAAATACTGGTCCTCGGAGAAATCAATCAATGCTTCGAGCTCCCCGCGTGCGTAAAGTAATTGTTGACGCCATTTTTCGTATCGTTTTGATAACGCGTCACTTGCGCCACGTACAGCCAGGCGCCGCTGCTGTTCCGTATCTGCCGCCAGAGTGTCACCCAGTGCTTCGATTTGCGGGAGTTCAAGCCTGTCGTTCATAAATGCCCGCCGGGTGAACTCTCCTGGCTCTGCGTAACGAACCGAATGCTCCTTTCCGCTAGTTTTCGATATGGCCGACAGGACTGATTTTACGATTGCCGGTCCTCCATGAAGATGAAACTCCAGTACATCCTCCCCAGTAGCTGTCTTAGGGCCAGGCATATATAGTACTAGGGCTCCAGCATCTAGAATATCTGCTTGGCCACAAGGTTCGTCTGAGGCCGGGTCGTAGATGGTGCGAACGGCTGCTACCCGAGGACGCGGAAGTGGTGCTTTGGGACATAACGCTTGGTAGATCTAGAGCAATATGACAGATATTAGCATATACTCCTTTTGATTCTTCCGAAGGGAAATGCAGTGCGCCTACCGAGACACAGGCCGGCCCCGAAACCCGGACAACGGCAATGGCAGCGCGACCAGGAGCCGTTGATAGCGCGTAAATAGTGGAATCACCCTTGTAAAGTAATCGAGAGGGTACTGTCGCTGCGAAGCATCGATGTTGCGGTGTCGATGAAACACTGGTATTCAGGGCATGGCACAATGGATGCGCTTTAGCCCAGGGTTGGTTCCGTGGCAAGCGAACGGGAGTAGCAACCCTTCGCAAGTGCCAGAACGGAGATGCCCGCATGCGCGGAGATATATAAAGAcaaaagcgaagaaagagTTATTGAATGGATAACCGGAGACTGGGATCATTGATCTTAAAGCTGCTTCACCCGAGTGGACAAAATGAACCCTGATCACGTGAGACCCTTACGAACTGGAGTCGAGCTCAGCAGGGCCTACTACCCTAATTCAAAACTAGGTCAGGGACATTACCATACAACTAGAGTTATGACAGATTAATGTTGAACAAAAAGTCCACCCACTTCGTCACGCCTGCGTGCCGAATAGGAACTCGTGCTCGATTATT
It contains:
- a CDS encoding polysaccharide deacetylase family protein (transcript_id=CADANIAT00007289) — protein: MGKKRVLVSYGVDIDAVSGWLGSYGGEDSASDISRGLFAGHVGTPRLLKLFEKYGIKATWFIPGHSLETFPEECAMVRDAGHEIGLHGYSHENPTDMTIEQQKIILDKTYRMITDFCGKPPRGTVAPWWETSQEMTELLLDYGIEYDHSMLHHDCQMYWLRTGDSWTKINYSQKPETWMKPLERGKETGLVEIPGNWYLDDLPPMMFIKKAPNSHGWVNPRDVEDIWKDHFDYFYHVSGRPHVLLMHERVRIIEHINKHEGVEWVTMEQMCDEFKSKNKPPAGARMPAPPSSVLK
- a CDS encoding amidase (transcript_id=CADANIAT00007290), which gives rise to MGSLQPWEQTVAKKRALRDQALNPYFVSDIDNRPPRVRSVSNRSCLEHDPLVQEITNIDNIPALVEQLRKGRFTAEQVTFAYIRRATVAHQLTNCITEVIFNDALAQARELDKVFKATGKLIGPLHGVPVTVKDQFNVKGYDSTIGYVGRSFSPASEDAVLVQMLKKMGAIILAKTNLPQSIMWAETENPLWGLTINPRDPALTPGGSTGGEAALLALHGSILGFGTDIGGSIRIPQSILGLYGFKPSSGRLPYRGVPVSTEGQEHVPSSVGPMARDINSIYYITRLLTSSRPWDLDPRCANLPWNESVFRGIQSRPLVIGLILDDGVVKIHPPIERAMRELAAKLEANGHELVTWNTSDHLKCISLMDRYYTVDGGEDVRRDVAVAGEPFIPHVEALVNRGKPISVYEYWQMNTERNNLQKKYLDGWNAARSPSGKPVDVLLSPTMPHVAVPHRSVRWVGYTKIWNLLDYPAITFPVDRVRADKDVLPPDYRPRNDLDAWNWSLYDAEAMEGQPVNLQVIGKRLEEESLLGAATVIERIWRS
- a CDS encoding putative amino acid transporter (transcript_id=CADANIAT00007291), whose protein sequence is MSRITFNAPESRSENGARDSLELASLASSSPESALDLSRSSSPSGISSSRKLSLEDEDPLSNSNPHMTHLSSRPRPDRSYSISSAFDFGRNLFPLSQTADGYAPLGAPTQIDGDGGGIDGSLERNKTLTYINGLSLVVGLVIGSGIFSSPSQVNANVGSPGGALIAWLVAGLLAWTGAASYAELGGAIPLNGGAQAYLSKIFGELAGFLFTWCAVLVLKPGSAAIISIIFGEYVVRAILGAEVEQISPWINKGVAFGGLLVVICLNCLSTRLAARIGDLFMIFKFVALIGVAIIGIIVAATGLSAKGQANQEWKISWFEGTNMDISGWAMALYAGLWAFDGWDNTNYVTGEFKNPNRDLPRVIHTAMPLVIVSYLLANVSYFFVLPHSTIEATNTIAVQFGDKVFGSIGALIFALIVSASCFGALNATVFTSGRLVYAAGKEGYLPTLFGNLWTQGSSSSMNRLQRQSWMSKLVRRVFGNGTWIGYTPINAMALNGILTLLYVIVGEFGTLVTFYGVAGYTFYFLTVLGLIVLRVREPQLERPYKTWISTPIIFCCVSLFLLSRAVISEPLQTLIVVAFIVAGVPVYIWRIYKRDGKKAFQGWSLWHSR
- a CDS encoding oxidoreductase (transcript_id=CADANIAT00007292), which produces MKPRIRLRGFLLQDAFSARSLARTQRRHATGSSSSPQPPRASPASRRWLRLTLVTVTAAGIGAYIKWMQDMKTASTTLNPGRFTSYQLVSREPVSSTGSLFTIKPPKSDGSNLKVYEDAWNTGVWSVMFKQPQLQIGRDYTPLPPTSANEDDECLRFFIRKDPFGEVSRYLHSLKIGARIEVRGPRIECEIPPDTDRILFIAGGTGIAPALQAGHTLLRRTDHIRKPTIHILWANRQRQDCAGGYNETTDTTAETRMSWLYGLFGSSKSVTRPAPAEVADTVEPSLIVREIEALKAQYPEQVTVQYFVDEESSFIGKKTILECTKTAVPSSPDKSKRNLIFVSGPEGFISYMAGPKLWAQGMELQGPLQGIIKELDLQDWAVWKL